The Metabacillus schmidteae genome has a segment encoding these proteins:
- a CDS encoding ClpP family protease, which translates to MENHDHYIKNEDAEKQENKESSIVEKIQQLGQTNVPQMGNDSKIHCLTIVGQIEGHIQLPPQNKTTKYEHVIPQIVAIEQNPNIEGLLVILNTVGGDVEAGLAIAEMLASISKPTVSIVLGGGHSIGVPIAVSCDYSYIAETATMTIHPVRLTGLVIGVPQTFEYLDKMQERVINFVTSHSGIAEEKFKELMLSKGNLTRDIGTNVVGRDAVEYGLIDEVGGVGQAIQKLNSMLEKNNEKQVLQ; encoded by the coding sequence ATGGAAAATCATGATCATTACATAAAAAACGAGGATGCTGAAAAACAGGAAAATAAAGAAAGTTCCATTGTTGAGAAAATTCAACAGCTTGGACAAACGAATGTACCGCAAATGGGAAATGATTCTAAAATTCACTGTTTAACAATAGTAGGACAAATTGAAGGACATATTCAATTGCCACCTCAAAATAAGACAACTAAATACGAACATGTTATTCCTCAAATCGTCGCGATCGAGCAAAATCCAAATATAGAAGGTTTGCTTGTTATCCTTAATACTGTTGGAGGAGATGTGGAAGCTGGTCTTGCTATTGCAGAAATGCTTGCATCTATTTCAAAACCAACAGTTTCTATTGTTTTAGGAGGAGGTCATTCCATTGGGGTTCCAATAGCAGTTTCTTGTGACTATTCCTATATAGCAGAAACGGCAACAATGACAATTCATCCCGTCAGATTAACCGGTTTAGTAATAGGTGTTCCTCAAACTTTTGAATATTTGGATAAAATGCAAGAACGTGTAATTAATTTTGTTACGAGCCACTCAGGCATTGCTGAAGAGAAATTTAAAGAGCTAATGCTATCAAAAGGTAATTTAACAAGAGATATCGGTACAAATGTTGTGGGAAGGGATGCAGTTGAATATGGACTAATTGATGAAGTCGGTGGTGTTGGGCAAGCTATTCAAAAACTTAACAGTATGTTAGAAAAAAATAATGAAAAACAGGTGTTACAATGA
- a CDS encoding GntR family transcriptional regulator, with the protein MTIKSDNRHLYLQVIDKIKEDIENGIYREKEKLPSEFELSKTLGVSRATLREALRTLEEENVIIRRHGVGTFVNSKPKFTSGIEQLNSVTAMIEQATLKPGTVFLSSSITGATEEEIKKFKCKRDEEIFLLERVRTANSEPVVYCLDKIPTSVLPETFDHEQESLFKLLEDNANIYISYAVTHIEPIGYHEKISPILECDPETSLLLLKQMHYDEKDQPVLYSLNYFRADHFSFHVVRKRL; encoded by the coding sequence ATGACCATAAAGTCTGACAATCGACATTTATATTTACAAGTAATTGACAAAATAAAAGAAGATATTGAAAATGGTATATATAGGGAAAAAGAAAAGCTTCCATCAGAATTTGAACTTTCTAAAACCTTAGGTGTCAGTAGAGCCACATTAAGAGAAGCACTACGAACACTCGAAGAAGAAAACGTTATCATTAGAAGGCATGGTGTTGGTACTTTTGTGAATTCCAAACCTAAATTCACATCCGGTATTGAACAGTTGAATAGTGTAACAGCTATGATTGAGCAAGCAACCCTTAAGCCTGGTACAGTGTTTCTTTCCTCCTCCATAACAGGTGCAACAGAGGAAGAAATTAAAAAGTTTAAGTGTAAAAGAGATGAAGAAATCTTTTTACTTGAAAGAGTACGAACAGCAAATAGCGAACCTGTTGTGTATTGCCTTGACAAAATTCCAACATCTGTATTACCTGAGACATTCGATCATGAACAGGAATCTCTTTTTAAATTACTAGAGGATAACGCTAATATATATATAAGCTATGCTGTTACTCATATTGAACCAATAGGCTATCATGAAAAAATATCTCCCATATTAGAATGTGACCCTGAAACCTCACTACTCTTACTAAAACAAATGCATTATGATGAAAAAGATCAACCGGTTCTATATTCCTTAAATTATTTTAGAGCAGATCACTTTAGTTTCCATGTTGTAAGAAAACGTTTATAA
- a CDS encoding ABC transporter permease — protein MNLNRYMNLLIPIIAVILGILCGAIIMLVSGYNPIAGYNALWYGMFGDSYYIGETIRQLTPYILTGLAVAFAYRTGLFNIGVEGQVIVGWFAAVWVGVAFELPAIIHLPLAIIVAALAGALWGFIPGLLKARFKVHEVIVTIMMNYIALHVTNYLIRNVITDNNDTSDKIFPSASLRSETFENITDYSRMHNGIFIALIAAFIMWFLLEKTTKGFELRAVGFNHDAAHYAGMNVSRNIILSMVISGAFAGVAGAMEGLGTFEYVSVKSGFTGIGFDGIAVALIGGNAALGIIFSALLFGGLKVGALNMPSEAGVPNELVEIIIALIIFFVASSYFIRWILLRFKKEGK, from the coding sequence ATGAACTTAAATCGCTATATGAATTTGTTAATTCCTATTATCGCGGTAATTTTAGGTATTCTCTGTGGTGCAATCATCATGTTAGTTAGCGGGTACAATCCAATTGCAGGTTATAATGCACTATGGTATGGAATGTTTGGTGATTCTTACTATATTGGAGAAACGATCAGACAATTAACACCATATATATTAACAGGTCTAGCTGTTGCATTTGCATATAGAACAGGACTTTTTAACATCGGTGTTGAAGGTCAGGTTATAGTAGGTTGGTTTGCAGCTGTTTGGGTTGGGGTAGCTTTTGAATTACCAGCTATTATTCATCTCCCGTTAGCTATCATTGTTGCTGCTTTAGCTGGCGCACTTTGGGGATTTATTCCTGGTCTGTTAAAAGCACGATTTAAGGTTCATGAAGTAATTGTCACAATTATGATGAACTACATAGCTTTACATGTGACGAATTATTTAATAAGAAATGTTATAACAGACAATAATGACACTTCTGATAAGATCTTCCCGTCTGCTTCATTACGTTCAGAAACCTTTGAGAATATCACGGATTACTCACGTATGCACAACGGAATCTTTATTGCTCTCATTGCTGCATTTATCATGTGGTTCTTACTTGAGAAAACCACAAAAGGCTTTGAATTACGTGCGGTAGGTTTTAACCACGATGCTGCACATTATGCAGGAATGAATGTAAGTAGAAATATTATTTTATCTATGGTCATCTCAGGAGCCTTTGCAGGTGTAGCAGGTGCTATGGAAGGCTTAGGAACATTTGAATATGTTTCTGTAAAAAGTGGATTTACAGGGATTGGCTTTGATGGAATTGCAGTTGCGCTAATTGGTGGAAATGCTGCTCTTGGAATTATATTCTCTGCACTTTTATTTGGTGGATTAAAGGTTGGGGCTCTAAATATGCCTTCAGAGGCTGGAGTACCAAATGAGCTTGTTGAAATCATTATTGCACTTATTATCTTCTTTGTAGCATCAAGCTATTTTATCCGTTGGATATTATTACGTTTCAAAAAGGAGGGGAAATAA
- a CDS encoding ABC transporter ATP-binding protein has translation MDYVIEMLNIRKEFPGIVANDNITLQVKKGEIHALLGENGAGKSTLMNVLFGLYQPEKGEIRVKGKKVNITNPNIANDLGIGMVHQHFMLVDTFTVTENIILGNEPKKGLSVSIKDAEKQVKEISERYGLAVDPTAKISDISVGMQQRVEILKTLYRGAEILIFDEPTAVLTPQEIKELIQILKTLIKEGKSIILITHKLKEIMEVCDRVTVIRKGEGIGTVDVANTNPNELASLMVGREVSFKTEKKPAKPQEDVLTISGLTVKDNRQVPMVNSLSLSVRAGEIVGIAGVDGNGQSELIEAITGLRKADSGTIKLNNKEITNMHPRKITKTGVGHIPQDRHKHGLVLDFPIGENMVLQTYYKQPFSKKGVLSFKTIYDKAKALIKEFDVRTPSSSTLARALSGGNQQKAIIGREVDRNPDLLIAAQPTRGLDVGAIEFIHSRLIEQRDNGKAVLLISFELDEIMNVSDRIAVIYEGEIVEIVDPKETTEQELGLLMAGSKRQKEGNQS, from the coding sequence GTGGATTATGTAATTGAGATGCTGAATATTCGTAAGGAATTTCCTGGCATAGTAGCAAATGACAATATTACACTGCAAGTGAAAAAAGGCGAAATTCATGCTCTTTTAGGAGAAAATGGAGCAGGGAAATCAACATTAATGAATGTTCTTTTCGGACTTTACCAACCTGAAAAAGGGGAAATTCGAGTTAAAGGAAAAAAAGTGAATATTACGAATCCTAATATTGCAAATGATCTTGGAATTGGAATGGTTCATCAACACTTTATGCTTGTTGATACCTTTACAGTTACAGAAAACATTATATTAGGAAACGAACCGAAAAAAGGCCTATCTGTCAGTATTAAGGATGCAGAAAAGCAAGTAAAAGAAATCTCAGAACGCTATGGGCTTGCAGTAGACCCAACAGCAAAAATATCAGATATTTCCGTAGGTATGCAGCAGCGTGTTGAGATTTTAAAAACCCTATACAGAGGGGCAGAAATTTTAATCTTTGATGAACCTACTGCTGTTTTAACTCCACAAGAAATAAAAGAATTAATTCAAATTTTAAAAACGCTTATTAAAGAAGGTAAATCGATCATTCTAATAACCCACAAGCTTAAAGAAATTATGGAAGTATGTGATCGTGTAACAGTCATTCGAAAGGGAGAAGGTATTGGGACAGTTGATGTTGCGAATACAAATCCAAACGAACTAGCATCATTGATGGTTGGCCGGGAGGTTTCATTCAAAACAGAAAAAAAACCAGCTAAACCTCAAGAGGATGTATTAACGATAAGTGGTCTAACAGTAAAAGATAATCGTCAAGTACCTATGGTGAATTCTCTAAGTCTTTCTGTTCGTGCAGGAGAAATCGTTGGTATTGCCGGTGTTGACGGCAATGGTCAATCAGAATTGATTGAGGCAATAACAGGATTAAGGAAAGCAGACTCCGGTACAATTAAGTTAAATAATAAAGAGATCACAAATATGCATCCTAGAAAAATTACTAAAACAGGTGTTGGGCATATCCCCCAAGACCGCCATAAACACGGATTAGTTCTTGATTTTCCTATCGGAGAAAATATGGTTTTACAAACCTACTATAAACAACCATTCTCAAAAAAAGGTGTTCTTAGCTTTAAAACAATCTATGATAAAGCAAAGGCCCTTATTAAAGAATTTGATGTGCGGACTCCAAGTTCCTCTACTCTTGCTAGAGCCCTTTCGGGTGGTAATCAGCAAAAAGCAATTATAGGTCGTGAAGTAGATCGTAATCCAGATTTGTTAATAGCAGCACAACCTACCCGTGGTTTAGATGTTGGAGCAATTGAATTCATTCATAGTCGTCTTATTGAACAAAGGGATAATGGAAAAGCGGTCTTATTAATTTCATTTGAATTAGATGAAATCATGAATGTCAGCGATCGAATTGCAGTCATTTATGAAGGTGAAATTGTAGAAATTGTTGACCCTAAAGAAACAACTGAGCAGGAATTAGGACTCCTTATGGCGGGCAGTAAACGTCAGAAAGAAGGTAATCAATCATGA
- a CDS encoding ribonuclease J, producing the protein MFMEKTENIKLIALGGVGEVGKNMFIVEINSDIFVVDAGLMYPEGEMLGIDMVIPDITYLKENKDRVKGIFLTHGHDESIGGIFYLLNNISVPIYGTKLTLALVGEKLKENKMKQSILVKEIDNKTELSFGSTNVSFFRTNHSIPDSVGISFSTTMGAIVHTGDFKFNQTPVGDSHMDIGKIASLGENGVLCLLSDSVNAEKPGYSGSEAVVGGEISDVMYNAEGRVIIAVFASNLYRIQQIINAAVKNNRKLAVVGKSMRNILNLAINLDYISVEEDLFISVNDINKHSEREIAILTTSNQGDPLAVLSRMAKQAHKQVNVKDGDTVLIAATPIPGHELVFSKTIDILSRAGANVVFGQKQIHTSGHGHQEELKMMLNLTKPSYFIPVHGEYKMQKAHEKLAKQVGIEAQNIFLVEKGDVVEFKGDQVYTGGKVPSGNVLIDGLGIGDVGNIVLRDRRLLSQDGILIVVVTLDKQRKQIISGPEIITRGFVYVRESEELITNATNVVSTIVERTMQEYSIEWSQLKLSIREALNQFLYEKTKRRPMILPIIMEI; encoded by the coding sequence ATTTTCATGGAAAAGACAGAAAATATAAAATTAATCGCCTTAGGCGGTGTTGGAGAAGTCGGGAAAAATATGTTTATTGTTGAAATTAATTCCGACATTTTTGTGGTGGATGCTGGTCTTATGTATCCTGAGGGTGAAATGTTAGGAATTGACATGGTCATACCGGATATAACATATTTAAAGGAAAACAAAGATCGAGTAAAGGGAATCTTTTTAACACATGGTCACGATGAGAGTATAGGTGGAATCTTTTATTTATTAAACAATATTAGTGTTCCTATATATGGGACAAAGCTTACACTTGCATTAGTAGGTGAAAAACTAAAAGAAAATAAAATGAAACAATCTATTTTAGTAAAAGAAATTGATAATAAAACGGAATTGTCCTTTGGAAGTACAAATGTTTCCTTCTTTAGAACAAATCATAGTATACCAGATTCAGTGGGAATTAGCTTTTCTACAACTATGGGCGCCATTGTTCATACAGGTGATTTCAAATTTAATCAAACACCTGTTGGAGATAGTCACATGGACATTGGGAAGATTGCGAGCCTTGGTGAAAACGGTGTCCTTTGTTTATTATCCGATAGTGTGAATGCAGAAAAACCGGGATATTCCGGTTCTGAAGCCGTTGTAGGCGGGGAAATTTCAGATGTTATGTATAATGCAGAAGGTAGGGTCATTATTGCCGTATTTGCCTCTAATTTATACCGTATTCAACAAATCATTAATGCAGCAGTCAAAAATAACAGAAAGCTAGCTGTTGTTGGGAAAAGTATGAGAAATATTCTTAACTTAGCTATTAATCTAGACTATATTTCCGTTGAAGAAGATTTGTTTATTTCGGTAAATGACATTAACAAACATTCTGAAAGAGAAATTGCCATACTAACAACAAGCAATCAAGGTGATCCACTTGCTGTTCTATCCCGGATGGCTAAACAGGCACATAAACAAGTAAATGTAAAAGATGGTGATACGGTTTTAATAGCTGCAACACCAATTCCAGGGCATGAACTTGTTTTCTCAAAAACAATCGATATTTTAAGTAGAGCTGGTGCGAATGTTGTTTTTGGACAAAAACAAATACATACGTCAGGTCACGGACACCAAGAAGAACTAAAAATGATGCTGAACTTAACGAAACCATCTTATTTCATCCCTGTACACGGGGAATATAAAATGCAAAAAGCACATGAGAAACTTGCTAAACAAGTTGGTATTGAGGCTCAAAATATTTTTTTAGTTGAGAAAGGCGATGTTGTTGAGTTTAAAGGGGACCAGGTATACACAGGTGGAAAAGTTCCATCAGGCAATGTTTTAATCGATGGATTAGGAATTGGTGATGTAGGAAATATTGTACTTCGTGATCGCCGATTATTATCACAAGATGGTATATTAATTGTTGTGGTAACATTGGATAAACAAAGAAAACAGATCATTTCCGGTCCAGAGATTATCACAAGAGGATTTGTTTATGTAAGAGAATCAGAAGAACTTATTACAAATGCGACAAATGTCGTTTCAACGATCGTTGAACGAACCATGCAGGAATATTCAATAGAATGGTCACAACTTAAATTAAGCATTAGAGAAGCACTTAATCAGTTCTTATATGAAAAAACGAAGAGACGTCCAATGATTTTACCTATCATAATGGAAATATAA
- a CDS encoding YlzJ-like family protein: protein MIYYTMMPEELMFPTVDRDYEKQSIVELNGVQLLVQQTENAQFEIIRVMSSDPQHYLDSQLCPGQKITMSLSIN from the coding sequence ATGATATACTATACAATGATGCCAGAGGAACTTATGTTCCCTACTGTTGATAGGGATTATGAAAAACAATCAATCGTTGAATTAAATGGTGTACAACTTCTTGTCCAGCAAACAGAAAATGCTCAGTTCGAAATTATTCGTGTTATGAGCAGTGACCCACAGCATTATCTTGACTCTCAATTATGTCCGGGTCAAAAAATTACGATGTCACTTTCGATCAATTAA
- a CDS encoding ABC transporter permease, whose product MLQALEIIIPTALFVAAPLIFTALGGVFSERSGVVNIGLEGLMIVGAFVGIVFNLQFDDLLGKATPWFAILAAMVAAALFSLLHAVASITFKADQVVSGVAINFLALGLSLFLVKNIYEKGQTDRISTSFNKMDIPLLSDIPVIGKIFFSGGYITSYLAIILAVVVWYVIYKTPFGLRLRSVGEHPMAADTMGINVTRMRYIGVILSGAFAGIGGAVYATIISRDFSHATISGQGFMALAAVIFGKWHPLGAMGAALFFGLAQGLSIIGGTIPFLEDIPSVYLLILPYVLTILALTGFIGRADSPKALGNPYEKGKR is encoded by the coding sequence ATTTTACAAGCTTTAGAAATTATTATCCCAACAGCTTTGTTCGTAGCGGCTCCACTTATTTTCACCGCACTTGGTGGTGTATTTAGTGAGCGATCCGGTGTTGTAAACATTGGTCTTGAAGGTTTAATGATAGTCGGGGCATTTGTTGGCATTGTTTTTAACTTACAGTTTGATGATCTGTTAGGTAAGGCGACCCCATGGTTTGCCATATTGGCCGCAATGGTGGCAGCTGCACTTTTTTCGCTGCTACATGCAGTAGCGTCCATAACATTCAAGGCAGATCAAGTAGTGAGTGGTGTAGCAATTAACTTTTTAGCTTTAGGTTTATCCCTTTTCCTTGTAAAAAATATCTATGAAAAAGGTCAAACAGACCGTATTTCAACAAGTTTTAATAAAATGGACATTCCGCTATTAAGCGATATACCAGTCATTGGAAAAATCTTTTTCTCAGGTGGCTATATTACCTCATATTTGGCTATTATCTTAGCTGTTGTAGTTTGGTATGTGATCTATAAAACACCATTTGGTTTACGTTTACGTTCTGTGGGTGAACATCCAATGGCAGCTGATACAATGGGAATCAATGTAACAAGAATGAGATATATAGGCGTCATATTAAGCGGTGCCTTCGCTGGTATTGGCGGCGCAGTATATGCCACAATCATCTCACGAGATTTTAGCCATGCAACGATTAGTGGTCAAGGGTTTATGGCTCTTGCAGCTGTTATCTTTGGAAAATGGCATCCACTTGGAGCAATGGGAGCAGCTTTGTTCTTTGGTCTTGCACAAGGATTGAGTATTATTGGAGGAACAATTCCATTTTTAGAGGATATTCCTTCTGTATATCTATTAATCCTGCCATATGTTCTAACTATTCTTGCTTTAACAGGGTTTATAGGACGTGCAGATTCACCAAAGGCTCTTGGCAATCCATATGAAAAAGGAAAACGTTAA
- a CDS encoding DNA translocase FtsK translates to MAKRKRRQRKSEGDWKRTLKFELTGLIILAIALISISKLGFVGSTFVHLFRFFSGEWYMLFLIGLVLFSLYLIWKREVPRLFNRQMVGLYCVTAALLLLSHVKLFNMLSHNGAFASPSVISNTLELFWMDVKGEASNVDLGGGMLGAIFFASSYYLFAEAGSRIISIVLIVIGLILITGRSLQATVAKVFSPIGKVIKNQTIGFLNDMKSLPGAIKQKRTKQKDRKQQKRQEDAEDDDILVDDKEDIKPIISSFSDSEDHQEMIIHTMENSKQSPSKVNEALLDKPKSEYEQLAEETSQDKEIIQTMAFVEVENKDYKLPPLDLLKAPKQNSQQADKRNIYENARKLEKTFQSFGVKAKVTQVHLGPAVTKYEVYPDVGVKVSKIVNLSDDLALALAAKDIRIEAPIPGKSAVGIEVPNSEIAMVSLREVLESKANDRPDAKLLIGLGRDISGDAVLAELNKMPHLLVAGATGSGKSVCINGIITSILMRAKPHEVKLMMIDPKMVELNVYNGVPHLLAPVVTDPKKASQALKKVVNEMERRYELFSHTGTRNIEGYNEIIRRNNLEEEAKQPELPYIVVIVDELADLMMVASSDVEDSITRLSQMARAAGIHLIIATQRPSVDVITGVIKANIPSRIAFSVSSQTDSRTILDMGGAEKLLGRGDMLFLPVGASKPVRVQGAFLSDDEVEQTVNFVIAQQKAQYQEEMIPTEVAESTTEVEDDLYGDAVQLVVDMQTASVSMLQRRFRIGYTRAARLIDAMEDRGVVGPYEGSKPRDVLLSKEKHEELTS, encoded by the coding sequence ATGGCGAAAAGAAAAAGAAGACAAAGGAAGTCAGAAGGTGATTGGAAAAGGACATTAAAGTTCGAATTGACCGGTTTAATTATTTTGGCAATTGCTCTTATCTCCATATCCAAACTAGGTTTTGTCGGATCTACATTTGTACATTTATTTCGCTTTTTTAGTGGTGAATGGTACATGTTATTTTTAATAGGTCTTGTTCTATTTTCCCTATATTTAATTTGGAAGAGGGAGGTTCCTAGGCTTTTTAACAGACAGATGGTCGGTTTATATTGTGTAACAGCAGCATTATTACTATTAAGTCATGTTAAATTATTCAATATGTTATCACATAATGGGGCATTTGCTTCTCCAAGTGTTATTTCAAATACCTTGGAATTATTTTGGATGGATGTTAAAGGAGAAGCAAGTAATGTTGATTTAGGTGGAGGAATGCTTGGTGCCATTTTTTTTGCTTCTTCTTATTATTTGTTTGCAGAAGCAGGATCGAGAATTATTTCAATTGTCCTAATTGTCATTGGCCTGATCCTAATAACGGGACGGTCCCTACAGGCAACAGTTGCAAAAGTTTTCAGTCCAATTGGAAAAGTAATAAAAAACCAAACGATTGGTTTTTTAAATGACATGAAGAGTCTGCCGGGAGCTATTAAACAGAAAAGAACAAAACAAAAAGACCGAAAACAACAGAAACGACAAGAAGACGCTGAAGATGATGACATACTGGTGGATGATAAAGAAGATATTAAGCCAATAATCTCAAGTTTCTCTGACAGTGAAGATCATCAAGAAATGATTATACATACAATGGAAAACTCAAAACAAAGTCCTTCTAAGGTAAATGAGGCTTTGTTAGATAAACCGAAAAGTGAATATGAACAATTAGCTGAAGAAACAAGCCAAGATAAGGAAATTATTCAAACAATGGCTTTTGTTGAGGTGGAAAATAAAGATTACAAACTTCCGCCACTAGATTTGTTAAAAGCACCAAAGCAGAATTCGCAGCAGGCAGATAAGCGAAATATATATGAAAATGCACGCAAGCTTGAAAAAACATTTCAGAGTTTTGGCGTTAAAGCAAAAGTAACACAAGTACATTTAGGTCCAGCTGTGACAAAGTATGAAGTGTATCCTGATGTAGGTGTTAAGGTAAGTAAAATTGTCAACTTAAGCGATGACTTAGCATTGGCTTTAGCGGCGAAAGATATTAGGATTGAAGCACCGATTCCTGGAAAGTCAGCAGTTGGAATTGAAGTTCCTAACTCTGAAATTGCTATGGTTTCTCTTAGAGAGGTACTGGAATCAAAAGCAAACGATCGTCCAGATGCAAAACTTCTAATTGGATTAGGAAGAGATATATCAGGTGATGCCGTTCTAGCTGAACTCAATAAAATGCCACATTTGCTTGTTGCAGGTGCAACAGGTAGTGGAAAAAGCGTATGTATTAATGGAATTATTACAAGCATATTAATGAGAGCAAAACCACATGAAGTAAAATTAATGATGATTGATCCTAAAATGGTAGAATTAAATGTATATAACGGAGTACCTCATTTATTAGCTCCTGTTGTGACAGATCCGAAAAAAGCATCACAGGCTCTTAAAAAAGTTGTAAACGAAATGGAAAGAAGATATGAGCTATTTTCACATACTGGAACGAGAAACATTGAAGGCTATAATGAGATAATTAGGCGAAATAATCTAGAAGAAGAAGCTAAACAACCAGAGCTTCCATATATTGTTGTGATTGTTGATGAGCTAGCTGATTTAATGATGGTTGCTTCATCAGATGTGGAAGATTCCATAACAAGGTTATCACAAATGGCACGTGCTGCGGGTATCCATCTCATTATTGCAACACAGCGCCCGTCAGTCGATGTTATCACAGGAGTTATTAAGGCGAATATTCCTTCTCGTATCGCATTTAGTGTTTCTTCACAAACAGACTCAAGAACAATATTAGACATGGGTGGAGCGGAAAAGCTGCTAGGACGAGGAGATATGCTTTTTCTTCCTGTTGGAGCATCAAAGCCAGTTCGTGTACAGGGTGCATTTTTGTCTGATGATGAAGTGGAGCAAACTGTGAACTTTGTTATTGCTCAACAGAAGGCGCAATATCAGGAAGAAATGATTCCAACTGAAGTAGCAGAATCAACTACTGAAGTAGAGGATGACTTATATGGGGATGCGGTACAACTTGTAGTTGACATGCAAACTGCTTCAGTATCTATGCTGCAAAGACGTTTCCGTATTGGATATACCCGGGCAGCAAGATTGATTGATGCAATGGAGGACCGTGGTGTTGTTGGTCCTTATGAAGGATCAAAACCACGTGATGTCTTACTTTCAAAAGAAAAACATGAGGAATTAACATCATAA
- a CDS encoding BMP family lipoprotein: protein MKKRHGLALSLFLAAGTLLAGCGGGNNDEGAGTEGGKEAAEDQFTVAMVTDVGGVDDKSFNQSAWEGLQAFGKENGLEKGTNGFDYSQSQSDADYVTNLNTLARKNFDLIYGIGYLLQPAVEEIAQQQKDTHFAIVDSVVEQPNVASITFKEHQGSYLVGVVAGLTTKTNKVGFVGGVEGDLIKKFEVGFVEGVKAVNPDATVDVQYAGAFDAADKGKAIASSMYGSGADIIYHAAGGTGNGVFSEAIDLKVQDPDRELWVIGVDKDQHEEGNGKTKDGEEFNITLTSMVKRVDVAVQDLSTKAKDGEFPGGEVIEYGIEEDAIGISPSDEHLSEEVKAKVKEYEEKIVNGEIEVPTK, encoded by the coding sequence ATGAAAAAGAGACATGGACTAGCATTATCTTTATTTTTAGCAGCAGGTACTTTACTAGCTGGCTGTGGTGGCGGAAACAATGATGAAGGTGCCGGTACTGAGGGCGGCAAAGAAGCAGCTGAAGATCAATTTACTGTAGCAATGGTAACAGATGTTGGTGGAGTAGATGACAAATCATTTAACCAATCAGCTTGGGAAGGATTACAAGCATTCGGTAAGGAAAACGGACTTGAAAAAGGAACTAACGGTTTTGATTATTCCCAATCTCAAAGTGATGCAGATTATGTGACAAATTTAAATACGTTAGCACGTAAAAATTTCGATTTAATATACGGAATTGGATACCTATTGCAGCCTGCAGTTGAAGAAATTGCACAACAACAAAAAGATACTCATTTTGCAATTGTAGATAGTGTTGTAGAACAACCAAACGTAGCTAGTATTACATTTAAAGAACACCAAGGTTCATACCTGGTAGGTGTTGTTGCAGGTTTAACAACAAAAACAAATAAAGTTGGATTTGTTGGCGGTGTTGAAGGCGATTTAATTAAAAAGTTTGAAGTAGGTTTCGTTGAAGGTGTTAAAGCTGTAAATCCTGATGCAACTGTGGATGTTCAATACGCAGGAGCTTTTGATGCAGCAGATAAAGGGAAGGCAATTGCTTCAAGTATGTATGGTTCAGGGGCTGATATTATTTATCATGCTGCTGGTGGTACTGGTAATGGTGTATTCTCTGAAGCAATTGATTTAAAAGTTCAAGATCCAGACCGTGAACTATGGGTAATTGGTGTTGACAAAGATCAACATGAAGAAGGAAATGGCAAAACTAAAGATGGTGAAGAATTTAACATTACATTAACATCAATGGTTAAACGAGTTGATGTTGCTGTTCAAGACCTTTCTACAAAAGCTAAAGATGGTGAATTCCCTGGTGGAGAAGTAATCGAATACGGTATTGAAGAAGATGCAATCGGAATTTCACCTAGTGATGAACATTTATCAGAAGAAGTAAAAGCAAAAGTTAAAGAATACGAAGAAAAAATTGTTAATGGTGAAATTGAAGTACCAACAAAATAA